A region of Myxococcus stipitatus DSM 14675 DNA encodes the following proteins:
- a CDS encoding helix-turn-helix domain-containing protein — MHLGATLRLLRVDAGLSLRDLARRIGVSSAYLSRVENGVDAPPTVERLTAIARELDVPPALLMDVANRVSPYVAEYLEEVPGSGTLFLELARRRLTGAQLARVRDFLDAEFPVRGGTHGDAPVPALAPLLAPERVVLQVSCGGWEDVLDVVAGRLAAALPGVDAARLVEGLSQLDDLSSCAVGGGVAVPHVFLPGVPSVVALVTLAKGLRVDTPDGRPVRLVVAAVDGERGRARLIRMAHVARLAARGLAERLDEARQPVQVLAALEELEALR, encoded by the coding sequence ATGCACCTGGGGGCCACACTTCGGCTGTTGCGCGTGGACGCGGGGCTCTCCCTGAGGGACCTGGCCCGCCGCATCGGTGTGTCGAGCGCGTACCTGAGCCGGGTGGAGAACGGCGTGGACGCGCCGCCCACGGTGGAGCGGCTGACGGCCATCGCGCGCGAGCTGGATGTGCCGCCCGCGCTGCTGATGGACGTGGCGAACCGGGTGAGCCCCTATGTCGCCGAATACCTGGAGGAGGTGCCGGGCTCCGGCACGCTCTTCCTGGAGCTGGCGCGCCGCCGTCTGACGGGCGCGCAGCTCGCCCGGGTGCGCGACTTCCTGGACGCGGAGTTCCCGGTGCGGGGTGGCACCCACGGGGACGCGCCGGTGCCGGCGCTCGCGCCGCTGCTGGCGCCGGAGCGGGTGGTGCTCCAGGTCTCCTGTGGCGGCTGGGAGGACGTGCTGGACGTCGTGGCGGGTCGGCTGGCGGCGGCCCTGCCGGGCGTGGATGCCGCGCGGCTGGTGGAGGGCTTGAGCCAGCTCGATGACCTGTCCTCGTGCGCGGTGGGCGGCGGGGTGGCGGTGCCCCATGTCTTCCTGCCCGGGGTGCCGTCGGTGGTGGCGCTGGTGACGCTGGCGAAGGGCCTGCGGGTGGACACGCCGGACGGCCGTCCCGTGCGCCTGGTGGTCGCGGCGGTGGACGGCGAGCGGGGCCGCGCGCGGCTCATCCGCATGGCCCACGTGGCCCGGCTGGCGGCGCGAGGGCTGGCGGAGCGCCTGGATGAAGCCCGG